One window from the genome of Brevinematia bacterium encodes:
- the aspS gene encoding aspartate--tRNA ligase: protein MDKKWLRTDYCGEITEKYLDKEVVVNGWVKSVRDHGGVIFVDLRDIRGVVQVVFNPEVNKEAHRKAEAIRDEYVLAVRGVVKKRPEESINPNIKTGKVEIIVTDFEILNTSETPPIPFESAKIVSEDKRLRYRYLDLRSETMKSNIIKRHQITQAVREYLNRSNFLEIETPMLIKSTPEGARDFVVPSRLNKGKFYALPQSPQIFKQILMVSGFDRYYQIARCFRDEDLRSDRQPEFTQIDLEMSFVDMNSVMSTVEEMIKEVILKVYGIEIRDKFPVFSYEEAMNRFGSDKPDLRFGMELIDITDIASRTEFRVFKDAIESGGVIKCIVVDRGDEIPRSEIDFLKEWVTEFGAKGVAWFRVRGGDLESNITKFFSEEVRKEIIRKVNAKEGSLLLIVADRWDIATTTLGQIRLRIAEKLKLMDSDSLKFCWVVNFPLFEWNEEEARLDPLHHPFTAPVYEDIDLLDSEPLKVRAQSYDIILNGTEVGGGSIRIHNQELQRKIFKLIGLSESEAEEKFGFLLEAFRYGAPPHGGLAIGLDRFVALLQKADSIRDVIAFPKTQKALCLLSGAPSQIEKKQLDELGILLKEEEIEEKEVTY, encoded by the coding sequence ATGGATAAGAAGTGGTTAAGAACAGACTACTGTGGTGAAATTACCGAAAAATACCTTGATAAAGAAGTTGTAGTAAATGGGTGGGTTAAGAGTGTAAGGGATCATGGAGGAGTGATATTCGTTGACCTAAGAGACATCAGGGGTGTTGTTCAGGTTGTATTCAACCCTGAGGTAAATAAAGAAGCTCACAGAAAAGCTGAAGCAATCAGAGACGAATATGTTTTGGCAGTCAGGGGAGTTGTCAAAAAACGCCCAGAGGAGAGTATTAATCCTAACATCAAAACTGGTAAAGTTGAGATCATAGTCACTGACTTCGAGATCTTAAATACTTCTGAAACACCACCTATTCCTTTTGAAAGCGCTAAGATTGTCTCCGAAGACAAGAGGCTTAGATATAGGTATCTTGACCTAAGATCTGAAACGATGAAAAGTAACATTATAAAGAGACACCAGATAACTCAAGCTGTTAGGGAATACCTAAATAGAAGCAATTTTCTAGAGATAGAGACTCCGATGTTGATAAAATCAACTCCGGAGGGAGCAAGAGATTTTGTGGTTCCGAGTAGGCTAAACAAAGGAAAGTTTTACGCCTTACCTCAGTCACCACAGATATTTAAACAAATACTCATGGTATCAGGTTTTGACAGATACTATCAGATAGCTAGGTGTTTCAGAGACGAGGATCTTAGGTCCGATAGGCAACCTGAGTTTACTCAAATTGATCTTGAGATGTCATTTGTTGACATGAACTCCGTTATGAGCACAGTTGAAGAGATGATAAAAGAGGTAATCTTGAAGGTTTATGGGATTGAAATCAGAGATAAGTTTCCTGTGTTTTCTTACGAAGAAGCGATGAATAGGTTTGGTTCCGACAAACCAGATCTCAGGTTTGGAATGGAACTTATTGACATTACTGATATAGCTAGTAGAACAGAGTTTAGAGTCTTTAAGGATGCTATTGAGAGCGGTGGTGTAATAAAGTGTATAGTTGTTGATAGGGGGGACGAGATCCCTAGAAGTGAGATAGATTTCTTGAAAGAATGGGTTACAGAATTTGGTGCTAAGGGGGTAGCTTGGTTTAGGGTCAGAGGGGGAGACTTAGAATCTAACATTACCAAATTCTTTAGCGAAGAAGTCAGAAAGGAGATCATAAGAAAAGTTAACGCTAAGGAAGGATCCCTGCTTCTTATTGTTGCAGATAGGTGGGATATTGCTACCACAACGTTAGGACAGATAAGACTGAGGATAGCTGAGAAACTCAAACTTATGGACAGCGATAGCCTTAAATTCTGTTGGGTTGTGAACTTTCCGCTTTTTGAGTGGAATGAGGAAGAAGCAAGACTAGATCCTTTGCATCATCCTTTTACCGCACCAGTTTATGAAGACATAGATTTACTTGATTCGGAGCCACTTAAAGTCAGAGCCCAGAGTTATGATATTATCCTTAACGGCACTGAGGTGGGAGGGGGTAGTATAAGAATACACAACCAAGAGTTGCAGAGAAAAATATTTAAACTGATTGGTCTTAGTGAAAGCGAAGCGGAAGAAAAGTTCGGGTTTTTGTTGGAGGCTTTTAGGTATGGTGCTCCACCACATGGAGGATTAGCAATAGGACTTGATAGGTTTGTTGCTCTTCTACAGAAAGCAGATAGCATAAGAGATGTAATAGCCTTTCCAAAAACTCAGAAAGCTCTGTGTCTGTTAAGCGGTGCACCTTCACAAATAGAAAAAAAACAACTTGATGAACTAGGCATACTCCTGAAGGAAGAGGAAATAGAGGAAAAAGAAGTAACTTACTGA